Genomic segment of Mastomys coucha isolate ucsf_1 unplaced genomic scaffold, UCSF_Mcou_1 pScaffold5, whole genome shotgun sequence:
GCCAACTCTGAAGCTCCTTTTTGGCAGCTTGTTTATTTACTCGCCTGCCTAGAATGGGAGTTGGGGGTCAGCTGGATTAGAAGTTACCAGTTTAAAATAATAGATGTGATCTAGTGTTGTGTGCTGAGTCCTATCAGTGTCAGAGCGTTAGACAACACCAGGCAGAGCCTCACTGAAAAGCAGTCTAGTGGTCCCTGCAAACTGGTGATGCACACATGCCCCATGACCCATATATTACACTCTATTGCATGACACCTCTGAGAGTCTGAAGTCTTAGCAGCCAGAAGAATGTCCCTGGCAATGTTTATAGTAGCCAAGACTATTTGTCAACCATATGGACAGACTAATTGCGAcacatttatttcactttataaaaatacatttacatacagTGATGGAGCTTGAAAACATTTTAGccaaaataatgttttatggTCGGGTGTGGTGGGCATGCCCCTCACCTCAgcagagaggtaggcagatctctgtgagttcaaggccagcttgctcttCATAGTGAGCTgcatgatagccagggctatgcagcaAGATTCGatcttaaaaaatgattaattaatgtttaaaaagcaCTTGCAATGACATtttaaggaagaggaagggacagatGATCAGCACAAGCTCAGGAGCGAGGAGGGTGCCGTCAGCAGGGAGTGCATGAAGGTATAGTGCTCTAGTAGTGGTGGTGGTCACTGCATTGTGTTAGAGCTGCCTACCACTCTGCCCCAGGCCAGTCTTTGgattagattttctttttcttactctcTTATAAGTAGGTGTCAATTGTATTCCCAAGGCCCAGTGGAGTATTTCCTGATGATCATCAACCCCAAGAACAGAAGGAAGGCCCTGCTGAGCAGCAGGCACTGATGCGAGCTACTTTCTCTGGAATATTCACTGTTTACACTCACCAGTGTAGCTCCCATCTCATATTTCCTCTTGActgataatattttaatgtactagatttattcattttatgtatgagtgttttgcctatgtgtcagaagagggcatttgagtctctggagctggagttatggatggttgtgaaccaccacttAGGTGCTAAGAATTGGACCtgagtcccctgcaagagcaatcattcttaaccactgagctatctccccagccctgactgATAAGcagtttgcaagtatttaaaaaaaaaaaaaacaagcaaacaaacaaactatactTTGGGTAACTGTTGAGATTAAGGGAACTTCCCCTTGGTGTGTTGGCTGTAAAATCAGCTGCTGTTTTATACTATCAGATAGCTAAGAACAGCTGTCTCTTCAGTCACATGCTCACAGGAATTATGATGCTAAGTGAGAAGACCCATTTGCACAACCCCACAAAAAATGACAGTGTAGAAATTAGAACACAGTGATATTTAGGCCTGGAAACAAAGGCCTCTAGACCTAAGGAAAAACTTCTGTAGGAAGCAAACTGGCCTTGGTTGGTAATAAATAATACAGCTTAAAGTCCACGCTCACCCAAAACAGTCAGCTTGCCTCTCCCTCACTTGAGACGTGTGGTGTGTGTTATGTTGTCTCCTCCTAGGGGCGACTGGAGGTCATGCAGCTTGAAAAGGGGAAAACTCCACTGTCCACCCAGCCAGCTGATTAGAGCTTGTTTTCACAAACAGATTTGACCTGTTCCCTCTGAGGGAAAGCACCCTCTGCTGAGAAGGCTGGAGTCAGAGTGTCCCACCCaagcagcaggcagcagagggAGCTGAGAGCAGGTGTAAAGTTGAGAAGACACGGGGTCACATCAGTGTAGGCACATGACTCAGCAGAACCCACGTGTGGCCCCAAGCCCAGGGCAAGTTGTTTGAGGCTGTTTTCCCTTCCACCCAGAAGTTAGGTAACTCTTTGTCTGCTATTAAATAAATCATGGGACTGTCAAGCACCATATTTAGGATCTaatccctgggcaggtgatcctgaCCACCATAAAGGCAGCTGAGACATTTTGGCTGGGGCTTTGGGAATTGTGTTTCCTATAAGCATGTACTTTGAAGTGAATCTCGTCCCTACCTCAGACTGTATGTACCTCATGAAATAACCAAAGGATGACTGTGTAGTGCTCTCTGGGGTTGGTAAAGAGCCCGCTTTGGCCCATGTTTTCCCAAGTGTTGTCTCACGTTCTAAGATCTTTTATGAAAGGCTTATCCTTTATATTCATCCTCTTCATTCTGTAACGGCATATTCAATCCAGATTTACTAGGCCTCCTTTATTTTCTAACTTAATGATCACcttagccagacatggtggtgcacgcctttaatcccagcactcaggaggcagaggcaggtggagctctgagaaatttaaggccagcctgttctacgtagtgagctccaggtcagcaaAGGCCACATAGATCCtgtttcaaacacacacaaaagactgATCACATTGGAGCTGGAAAGGAGGCTCAGCAGCCCCCCGTTTGGTGTCCAACACCCGTCCTGGGTTAGCTTCTAGAGATCTGAGTTCTGACCTCGGTCAtcctcacaaataaaaataaggaggGTCCTGATCACCATTCCCCCACATCTGCACTAGCAACAAGAGCTACTACATAAGCTCTCATTCCAGTAATAAACCTCCAAAAGACTATTGCTCTTTGAGTGACTTATAGGTTGTTTAggttgggggtttgttttgttttatttctggttaAATTGTTAAAcatggttttttttaagattttagatacttaattttaaaaaatttgcatactatatattttgattgtattccttcccctcccccaactcccaagcctcccccctccttccaacctttctttccctgtcaaaaaagaataaaaaagatagcataggtcaaaacaaacaaaaaccagtaagacaaataacaaaacaaaagcaccccAAAAATATAGCACCCATGCTGTGCTGAAGCCTGCTCTAGAGCAGAGTTACCCAGTGTCACCCTAGTGGAGAAAActgatctctcctttcccagcaaATATCCACTGCAGATAACTTCTTGGTTAGGAGTGGGACTTTGTGTCCCTTTCTCTGTGCTGAGAGGTTATGCAGGTCTGTGTATGTGAGACAGCCCTGTCATGTCTGAAGACGTTTCTTCAAGTCATTCCCccaactctggctcttacaatctttctgcctgttCTTCTACATAGATCCCTGAGTCTTGAGAggaatttatttatcttattttatgtgtatgatgttgcctgaatgtatgtttgGTGCCCATGTGcctttggaggctagaagaggatatcagatctcctggaactggaattaaagatggttctaagccaccatgtggttactaggaactgaaccccagtcgtgtgtgtgtgtgtgtgtgtgtgtaaactacatacccttaaaatattttctcaagaaAACTTCTAACAGGAAGAACTGATTATTTAAAGATTAAATTTGGAGAGCTATTGCTACACTTGACTCTTAAAAGAAAGCCCATCAGCTAAGGTGCTTGGactaagcctgacaacttgagatggatccctagcACTAGGGTGacggagggagagaaccaactatcCCAAGTTGTCCTCATATCTCCACTTGTATGCCATAATATGGCACAAACAGTAAATGACCTTAAAAAGATTGAAGTCAACAGTTCACACTTACCCACGCCATGAGAGAACTTGATTATCAATAGTGGCTGTTAACAATTTCAGCTCCCATTTATCTGATTAGAGAAGAAAGTCagatctcagcactctggaggcagaggcagagacatctctgtgagtttgaggcagacTGGCCTATCCAAGAGTTGGCAGGGGTTCCATCCAAGTCAGCGGGTACTCtgtagtgaaaccctgtctaaaaaactgAGACCTCAGCCATCTActgttgtttgctttggttttgttcctGTAAGTTGTGTCTTTTGCAGTGTTTTTGGTCTTGGTCTAGTGAATAGGAGCAAGGATGTGcgggagacaaggtttctctgggcgTGGTTTCTCAGAAGGAAGGATGTTGACTGTTTTCACAAACCTGTTTGTGTTGTCCACAGCAAACAGAGGCATAACAAACTCTGGAGATCTCATTCAGACAGTGACCTTTCAGACCACCATGAACCCATCTGTAAACCTGGGCTCGAGCTCAACAAGAAGGAGATGACCACGTCAGCAGACCAGATCACTGAGGTGAAGACTGTGGAGAACCTTGCAGCCATGCCTCCTGTCTTTGTGGAACACATGCTCCCACAGGATGCAAGTCAGACAGGAGTGTGCACCAAAGAAAGACTCATCTGCCTGGAGCTCTCTTCACAGGAGTTTCGTGCTGGGCAGATTGAAGACGAATTAAACTTAAATGACATCAATGGATGCTCGTCAGGGTGTTGTCTCAGTGAATCAAAATTCCCTCTTGACAACTGCCATGCATCTAAAGCCTTACTCCAACCTGGACAGGCCCCAGACATTGCCAACAAGTTCCCAGACTTAGCAGTGGAAGATTTGGAGACGGACGCACTGAAAGCAGACATGAATGTCCACTTACTGCCAATGGAAGAGTTGACATCGAGACTGAAAGACCTCCCCATGTCACCTGATCTGGAGTCACCAAGCCCCCAAGCTAGTTGCCAAGCTGCCATCTCCGATTTTAGTACAGATCGTATTGATTTTTTTAGTGCCCTAGAGAAATTTGTAGAGCTTTCTCAAGAAACCCGGTCTCGGTCTTTTTCTCACTCAAGGATAGAAGAATTAGGTGGAGGAAGGAGTGAGGGTTGTCGCTTGTCAGTGATAGAAGTAGCACCTTCAGAAATGGCAGCCGATGACCAGAGAAGCAGCTCTTTGAGTAATACTCCCCACGCCTCTGAAGAGTCTTCCGTGGATGAGGACCAGTCAAAGGTAAAACTGCTTTATGGTTTTCTATTTAATGAACTTCTCACCAAAGAAACTATTGAAAACTTTGCTGTGTTAATGTCTTTCAGAGGGCAGGGGGTAGGGCACTCACCTGTGCTAAGCCAGTCTGTACTCCTTGccctaacttttttttaattaacatgtaTGTGAGTTGGCAGTTCATATGAGTGAAGGTGCCCAGAGAAGCTAAAGTAGTGAGATTCCCCCAGAGCTTGAGCTGCAAGGGCTTGTGAACTGCCCaccataggtgctgggaactgcactcTCGTCCTCTCTACACACTCTTGGCCACTGGGCCTTCTCTTCAGCCCTTTGAGTCATGATTCACTCTGGATGTTAGTGAAGATTTCCCtagtaaacaataaaacaatccAGCTGAGACCTTCCTTTCAAACAGGCgcttttttaaggattttatcTTTTCAGGCTTTGATgacattttagatttattttatgtgtataaatattttgcctgcatgtataaatgtgtatcacatgtgtgcttggtgcccataGAAGTCAGGAGAGGGCTTCattttccctggaactggaattatagatggttgtgagccactacgtaggtgttgggaatcaaattcaggtcacctgcaaaagcagcaagtgcccttaacctctgagccatgtctccatccCCTGTTGGAAGCACTTCTGAAAGGAGATGGTACAGAAGAGAGAACTAGCCAAAGCTAGTTCTGTGGACCCTGGGGCTCAAGTCAAATCTCAGCAGTGATGAGGTACCACAGTGCCACCTGAGTGAAATGGCATCTGAGAGCATGGGTTTGTTTGGGAAACATTTTGTCTCAGAAAGTTCACAAGCTAATAAATAGCTTGTGACACATGTAAATAGTTGCTGAAGTAGCCAGATGTCTGTGCTGAGCTCAGTGATGCTGATCAGTGAATTTGTCTCCAGTCCCATGGAGCTCAAGAAGCAAAAGATAGTTTGGGAAGATAAATTTGGGAGCAGCCAAGATCCTAAGATTCCTAAGTggcatgtgttttgttttgttttgttttgtttttcaagaaaagtttctctgtgtagccttggccttCCTGCAATTCACTCAGTGGtgcaaggctggccttgaactcagagatccacctgcctcagccactcaaatgctgggattaaagatgtgtcacCATGCCTTGTTGATGTATGATTTCTTATGAACCATTTCAGAAATAAGAGGAAATACCATAGGTGGTCAAAaaagttgctttgttttgtttatctgttttgagacaaagtctcaagtTTACTCTATCATACAAAACTTCCCTTACtgatccttttttgtttgtttgtttgtttgtttgttttttcaagacagggtttctctgggtagccctggctgtcctggaactcactctgtagtccaggctggcctcaaactcagaaatccacctgcctctgcctcccaagtgctgggattaaaggcgtgcaccaccaccacctgcctcCCTTACTGATCTTAATGGACCTCGTTATGGTGCATTTATTTTGCAGTACTAGGGATTTAACACAGGGTCCTGTACATAgcagacaagcactttaccaactaagctttATTTATCACCAGCCTTGGTTATCTGACCAAGACCTGAGATGGTCTTTTCCTCCTACTCTGCCTTCATCTGTTATTTCTTTTCCACAAGTACCCCCAAGACAACGTTTGCTTCTACTTCTGTGTGTCTGTCGTATTTCTATGGAAAGTCAGAACATTTAAGCTCTCTTTATGAACCAGTCAGTGTAGTGGCATTGACAGAAATAGCCTTCCTACTGAGTCCTTGGTCATATGAGTACTCCTTCCATGGCCCGTGCACATACCAGGCTCACCAGTTCTGCCAAGATCACCTCTGCTTGATGTCCTGGCAGATTCCCCCAAAGTCAAGACTGACCTTGTTAGTTTATACCAACTAAAACTCTTCTAAGGGATAAAGACCAGCACAATTGCTAAGGAAATATTGTATTTTGAAgtcttacatacataaaatgttaacaaaagaGACTGATAGTCATAATGTACTGACTTTAAAAAGGATTATGAATAGATTTTGAAGTTAAAATTTTTTTGCAGTGGGACCTGATTTGGGAGGAAGTGGGATTGGGTGAGTCTTGTCCTAAATCCATGGGAATTATTGCCTTGGACAGGAGTAAAATAACTATCTACCTTGTAAAGGAGTAGAGGATTCTCTTGAGAAGAAGGGTTCTAGGGCTGCTGAGCAAAATGGCTAAGTTAAGTCTACCTTTCCCAAAAGGAGCCACATGAAATTTAGAGATTGTTGCCTGGTGTGGGGTATATGCTTTTAATCTTGgtactagagaggcagagacaggcagatctctgagttcaagacctggtctacataatgagttctcctgtctcaaaaaagaaaatgaagggctggagctggcaatggtggcacacacctttaatcccagcacttgagaggcagaggcaggcggatttctgagtttgaggccaNNNNNNNNNNNNNNNNNNNNNNNNNNNNNNNNNNNNNNNNNNNNNNNNNNNNNNNNNNNNNNNNNNNNNNNNNNNNNNNNNNNNNNNNNNNNNNNNNNNNNNNNNNNNNNNNNNNNNNNNNNNNNNNNNNNNNNNNNNNNNNNNNNNNNNNNNNNNNNNNNNNNNNNNNNNNNNNNNNNNNNNNNNNNNNNNNNNNNNNNNNNNNNNNNNNNNNNNNNNNNNNNacgacgacgacgacgacgacgacgacgacgacgacaacgacAACGTTAATAAGCCAGCTAAGAAAGGGTTTCACTTATTCCTTCATGGTCTAAGCCCTAGATGCTAATGGTACTATGAAAATATGGGTTATAAGAGCCCCCATAGCTGTTTGCACACTTTAAAACAAAGTCCTGAGTTAAAATCTTGCTTGAGTAAACAACAAAATTTAGTAAACAGTGGTATACCTTATAGTGCATTTTCTGCCTCCCTCCTTGATGATGAGTCCTGTTTTGTCGCCGTGGTCTGACAGCACTTGGTACCCTAACTTACGTTCTCATAGACAGGTTTTCTCCGGTCACAGGGTTACTAGGTGAAATACTAGCACTTTCAATGAGGCCACAATTTGCCATAACCGCCTGACTATGTTCTCTTCATAGGCAATCTCAGAACTTGCCATAACCATCTGACTATGTTCTCTTCATAGGCAATCTCAGACCTTGTCAGCCCGGACATCATCATGCAATCTCACTCAGAAAATGCAATTTCAGTCAAAGAAATTGTCACTGAAATTGAGTCCATTAGTCAAGGAGTTGGGCAGGTTCAGTTAAAAGGAGATATCCTCTCTAACCCATGCCACACACCAAAGAAGAGCACTGTCCATGAGCTGCCCCTGGAGAGAGTACAAGCCCTTGAGAACAAACCTGGACATTTGGAGCAGGACGAGAGTTTCTGTAGTGTCCAGCCAGAACTAGCTAGAGACTTGGGGAAGTGTGCCCCAGAAGAAGGCTGTGTGACCACACACTCATCCACAGTAGACTTGGAAGAAGAGGAAACAGTTGAGGGGGAACATGACTGGAGCCCAGGGATACACTCTGGTGCCAAGTGGTGCCCTGGGTCTGTGAGGCGAGCCACCCTGGAATTTGAAGAGCGCTTGCGACAAGAGCAAGAGAACCATGGTACAACCTCTGCAGGTCCCACATTATCCAATCGCAAAAACTCTAAGAATGATTCTTCTATGGCAGACTTAATGCCAAAATGGAAAAGTGATGAAACTGCCCCAGAACATTCATTTTTCCTCAAAGAAGCCGAACCGAGCAAGAGTAAAGGGAAATGCAGTGGTTCTGAAGCCGGATCACTATCCCACTGTGAGCATACTCCCACTGTTCCAGCCTCTGAGCTGCTGGAGCATCATCCCTTGCCAGCTCCTCAGGACTGCCTAGGGTCAGATAGTAGAAGTAAGACGTGGGAAGGGGAGCTGAAGAAGCAGAGGACTGTGGTTCCAAGCCAGGAATGTGAGACACAGGCCGTCCTTCTTCCCCTGcccaagaaaatagaaatcattgAGTATACACCAACAGTTACCTCACTGGATCACACTGAGCCAGGAGGTGAGACAACACACAGCAAAGAGGGTGAGAAGCAAGGACTGAGGAGCGTGAAGATGGAGAGGTCTGTCACTATGTTTTGTGCTCTAGATGAAAATCTGAACAGGACTCTGGACCCCAGTCAAGTTTCTCTGCATCCCCAAGTGCTACCTCTGCCTCATTCTTCCTCTGAGTATGACAGGCCCACTGACCCAAGCTCTATGTTAAGTAGCCCTCAAGACAAAGGGGACAGTCCATCCACACCCTTCAAGACAGCAGCACCTTTTGTCAGTTTCAGTACCCAGGGAGCATCTGTCAGCTTGGATTGTTTGCTTCCCCATTCCGTGGTTCACCTGGAAGGCTGCACAGAGCAAAGCAGTAGCACAGACAGTGAGCTGTCTTCAGAGCGGGTTAGCTGGGAGGAGAGCAGGGGGGACTTCCTTTGCAGTGGTAGTAGAATGGCATACATGTCCTCCCCATTAACTAACAAAGACCTAAGTTTAATTAACAAAGTTGGTGACAGTGTTGGCGTGTTACAGAAAAAACTGGACCCCTCACCCGAAGCCTGTCGAATCCCACATAGCTCTAGTAGTGAGAATATAAGAGATGTCAGCCACAGCCCTGGTGTGGTGAAGGAACACACTAAAGAAGTTGAGTCTCGAGTGATCTTCCAGGCAGGGTTCTCCAAAACATCACCAGTGCAGCGCTCGGCTTCCCTTGCCAAGCTGAGTTACCTGGACCTTTGTAAAGACTACTTACCGGATAGAGAGCTTGTCTCCTCAGAATCCCCTCACCTCAAACTGCTTCAGCCCTTCCTCAGAACAGACTCAGGCATGCATGCCTTGATGGCCCACAAGCCCTCCGAGAGCCCAGGCGCCCACCAGAGCCCACAGCCCACCAAGTATTCTGTAGAGCAACTCAAAACAGCAGAGTGTGTTGTGCAGAGCAAACCAGTGGAGAGGTCCAGTGTGCAGTATGCCAAAGAGTTTGGTTACAGTCAGCAGCAGTGTTTGCTCCCCAAGGCAAGACCGGGATTGACTAGTTCTGAAGGAGGCCTTCCTTTGCTACAGACACAGGGTCTGCAATATACAGGCCCCTCTCCAGGGCTGGCTGTGGCACCCCGTCAGCAACATGGCAGAACTCACCCCCTTAGGAGACTGAAAAGAGCAAATGATAAAAAACGGACAACCAACCCCTTCTATAACACCATGTGATCCTGAGCCCACACACTTGattttctaagaaaatgtttGTTAAAGGGGTGGTGTAATATGTAAGGAACATGCACTTTATtggttaattttataatatttttggtCATTTTACTGTTCCTGGCTCATGCAGGGTTTGGGTTTTtccatgtgtgtgcgtgcatgtatgtatgtgtgtatgcgtgtgcatgtgtgtgtgtatgtatgtatgtatgtatgtgtactgatTTGGATGGcaagatcattttattttttttattttttaaaaattcaaacctcaaaacaaattttttttcaaagagcacCTTTATCAAAGGCAAATTGCTGTTTTTCAATCAACTGCCACCTGTCTCTTCTCCTTTTGCCCTCTGAGAAAAGACATGCCTGCTCGGTTGAGAGAAAAAACCAGATGGGGTAGGTGGCCCTGAAGCTGGGAACTGAAGGCGACCTATCTGCTGAAGGGCAGAGGGAAGTCACTGGTGTCATCCTCCTCCAGCCCTCCTTTGGAGTCTGTGAAGTTACTGCTCTGCTTTGTTCTAGGAGGCAGTTGAGACTCCCATTTCTTCTGATATTCCAAAATGCATCGATCATTAGAGGAAAAAGGAGTAGTAATTGGCCTACTGATAGAAATGGACGAAGCCAATAATTTTCCCCAAGAAAACAATCTGAAAATCAAAGGGAACCCTAAtcaaaattcaaggtcatctgtagAGAGAAGGTGGAGTCAAAGGTGGAAATACAGCCCCTGAGTGGCTgcaggggcgggggaggggggcagtggaATCCACCCAGGTGAGTCCTGGCCCTGCTGCCAGATCCCCGCTTGCCCGATGACAGGCTGTGCCACCGCTCCCCAACTAAAGACCTGGAAACAGGCTTGAAGAACAGCCAAGTCAGTGTGTTCTTGTAAAATGAATACATACTATGGGGTTTTCACCCTGTTACTTGAATACTCTGTGGGCCTTCTGAGTTTAATGGTCGTGGTTTTCCAGTtgatttcttctctcttgctGTTTCTCCATCCTGTCCTTTTCTTAATTTCACaaattatattttgttacattacATATATAGAACCTATTAACACTTGATGCAAGTTTTCCCCCTAACTTTTCCTGGGTTTGTCTTTCCCTACAGTTCATACACAGTATTTATGTACATAATGTCAGTTCTTTAGTGGTTCACGGTTGATATTGGGGGTCTTTTGATTTATTCTTGTTAAGGAGTAGAGTTGCAACTGGAAAAGAGTGAGATACCAGAAATAAACTGGTAGTTTTTGGTAGAaacctttattttaaatgaaaacttgtCATTGCCAGCTCCTGCCAAATTAAGTACTTCCTCTTAAGAAACCCCTGCAGA
This window contains:
- the Ssh2 gene encoding protein phosphatase Slingshot homolog 2 isoform X2, whose translation is MALVTVQRSPTPSTTSSPCASSSYLEDSESAALLCCECGESEIFSDFNEADSGEEECRSQPRSISESFLTVKGAALFLPRGNGSSTPRVSHRRNKHAGDLQQHLQAMFILLRPEDNIRLAVRLESTYQNRTRYMVVVSTNGRQDTEESIVLGMDFSSNDSTCTMGLVLPLWSDTLIHLDGDGGFSVSTDNRVHIFKPVSVQAMWSALQSLHKACEVARMHNYYPGSLFLTWVSYYESHINSDQSSVNEWNAMQDVQSHRPDSPALFTDIPTERERTERLIKTKLREIMMQKDLENITSKEIRTELEMQMVCNLREFKEFIDNEMIVILGQMDSPTQIFEHVFLGSEWNASNLEDLQNRGVRYILNVTREIDNFFPGVFEYHNIRVYDEEATDLLAYWNDTYKFISKAKKHGSKCLVHCKMGVSRSASTVIAYAMKEYGWNLDRAYDYVKERRTVTKPNPSFMRQLEEYQGILLASKQRHNKLWRSHSDSDLSDHHEPICKPGLELNKKEMTTSADQITEVKTVENLAAMPPVFVEHMLPQDASQTGVCTKERLICLELSSQEFRAGQIEDELNLNDINGCSSGCCLSESKFPLDNCHASKALLQPGQAPDIANKFPDLAVEDLETDALKADMNVHLLPMEELTSRLKDLPMSPDLESPSPQASCQAAISDFSTDRIDFFSALEKFVELSQETRSRSFSHSRIEELGGGRSEGCRLSVIEVAPSEMAADDQRSSSLSNTPHASEESSVDEDQSKAISDLVSPDIIMQSHSENAISVKEIVTEIESISQGVGQVQLKGDILSNPCHTPKKSTVHELPLERVQALENKPGHLEQDESFCSVQPELARDLGKCAPEEGCVTTHSSTVDLEEEETVEGEHDWSPGIHSGAKWCPGSVRRATLEFEERLRQEQENHGTTSAGPTLSNRKNSKNDSSMADLMPKWKSDETAPEHSFFLKEAEPSKSKGKCSGSEAGSLSHCEHTPTVPASELLEHHPLPAPQDCLGSDSRSKTWEGELKKQRTVVPSQECETQAVLLPLPKKIEIIEYTPTVTSLDHTEPGGETTHSKEGEKQGLRSVKMERSVTMFCALDENLNRTLDPSQVSLHPQVLPLPHSSSEYDRPTDPSSMLSSPQDKGDSPSTPFKTAAPFVSFSTQGASVSLDCLLPHSVVHLEGCTEQSSSTDSELSSERVSWEESRGDFLCSGSRMAYMSSPLTNKDLSLINKVGDSVGVLQKKLDPSPEACRIPHSSSSENIRDVSHSPGVVKEHTKEVESRVIFQAGFSKTSPVQRSASLAKLSYLDLCKDYLPDRELVSSESPHLKLLQPFLRTDSGMHALMAHKPSESPGAHQSPQPTKYSVEQLKTAECVVQSKPVERSSVQYAKEFGYSQQQCLLPKARPGLTSSEGGLPLLQTQGLQYTGPSPGLAVAPRQQHGRTHPLRRLKRANDKKRTTNPFYNTM
- the Ssh2 gene encoding protein phosphatase Slingshot homolog 2 isoform X3, producing the protein MTLSTLAGERKAPPASTCSLGGPDMIPYFSANAVISQNAINQLISESFLTVKGAALFLPRGNGSSTPRVSHRRNKHAGDLQQHLQAMFILLRPEDNIRLAVRLESTYQNRTRYMVVVSTNGRQDTEESIVLGMDFSSNDSSTCTMGLVLPLWSDTLIHLDGDGGFSVSTDNRVHIFKPVSVQAMWSALQSLHKACEVARMHNYYPGSLFLTWVSYYESHINSDQSSVNEWNAMQDVQSHRPDSPALFTDIPTERERTERLIKTKLREIMMQKDLENITSKEIRTELEMQMVCNLREFKEFIDNEMIVILGQMDSPTQIFEHVFLGSEWNASNLEDLQNRGVRYILNVTREIDNFFPGVFEYHNIRVYDEEATDLLAYWNDTYKFISKAKKHGSKCLVHCKMGVSRSASTVIAYAMKEYGWNLDRAYDYVKERRTVTKPNPSFMRQLEEYQGILLASKQRHNKLWRSHSDSDLSDHHEPICKPGLELNKKEMTTSADQITEVKTVENLAAMPPVFVEHMLPQDASQTGVCTKERLICLELSSQEFRAGQIEDELNLNDINGCSSGCCLSESKFPLDNCHASKALLQPGQAPDIANKFPDLAVEDLETDALKADMNVHLLPMEELTSRLKDLPMSPDLESPSPQASCQAAISDFSTDRIDFFSALEKFVELSQETRSRSFSHSRIEELGGGRSEGCRLSVIEVAPSEMAADDQRSSSLSNTPHASEESSVDEDQSKAISDLVSPDIIMQSHSENAISVKEIVTEIESISQGVGQVQLKGDILSNPCHTPKKSTVHELPLERVQALENKPGHLEQDESFCSVQPELARDLGKCAPEEGCVTTHSSTVDLEEEETVEGEHDWSPGIHSGAKWCPGSVRRATLEFEERLRQEQENHGTTSAGPTLSNRKNSKNDSSMADLMPKWKSDETAPEHSFFLKEAEPSKSKGKCSGSEAGSLSHCEHTPTVPASELLEHHPLPAPQDCLGSDSRSKTWEGELKKQRTVVPSQECETQAVLLPLPKKIEIIEYTPTVTSLDHTEPGGETTHSKEGEKQGLRSVKMERSVTMFCALDENLNRTLDPSQVSLHPQVLPLPHSSSEYDRPTDPSSMLSSPQDKGDSPSTPFKTAAPFVSFSTQGASVSLDCLLPHSVVHLEGCTEQSSSTDSELSSERVSWEESRGDFLCSGSRMAYMSSPLTNKDLSLINKVGDSVGVLQKKLDPSPEACRIPHSSSSENIRDVSHSPGVVKEHTKEVESRVIFQAGFSKTSPVQRSASLAKLSYLDLCKDYLPDRELVSSESPHLKLLQPFLRTDSGMHALMAHKPSESPGAHQSPQPTKYSVEQLKTAECVVQSKPVERSSVQYAKEFGYSQQQCLLPKARPGLTSSEGGLPLLQTQGLQYTGPSPGLAVAPRQQHGRTHPLRRLKRANDKKRTTNPFYNTM